One genomic window of Trichlorobacter lovleyi includes the following:
- a CDS encoding type II toxin-antitoxin system RelE/ParE family toxin: MNNKPTKPLEWIASSLKDLKEMPEDVRRFFGVALFMAQAGGKHPDAKPLKGFSGAGVLEIVEDHDGDTYRAVYTVRFADVVYVLHVFQKKSKTGIATPQAEIEKIKTRLKMAEELHRGKGR; encoded by the coding sequence ATGAATAACAAGCCTACAAAACCTCTTGAGTGGATTGCCAGCAGCCTGAAAGACCTAAAAGAAATGCCGGAAGACGTCAGGCGTTTCTTTGGTGTTGCTCTCTTCATGGCCCAGGCAGGCGGTAAGCATCCCGACGCCAAGCCGCTGAAAGGCTTTTCAGGTGCTGGTGTACTAGAGATTGTTGAAGATCATGACGGCGATACATACCGGGCTGTCTATACGGTACGCTTTGCGGATGTAGTCTATGTGTTGCATGTATTTCAGAAGAAATCAAAAACAGGGATTGCCACGCCTCAAGCAGAAATAGAGAAGATCAAGACGCGGTTGAAGATGGCTGAAGAGTTGCACC
- a CDS encoding recombinase family protein: MAIIGYARVSTEGQELTAQLEQLNGAGVDKIFKEKASGVKQDRPQLAAMLDHLREGDTVIVCKLDRIARSTKHLLEIVESLEARKVSFKVLNINLDTSTPTGKLMLSMLASIAQFEREMMLERQREGIRLAKDAGRYQGRKATARALSDKALELLAQGKTKQAVADELEIGIASVYRIAKAAKA, from the coding sequence ATGGCAATCATCGGATATGCACGGGTAAGCACAGAAGGCCAGGAACTGACCGCACAGCTTGAGCAACTAAACGGTGCTGGTGTTGATAAGATCTTCAAAGAAAAAGCATCAGGCGTGAAGCAAGACCGCCCACAGCTGGCGGCAATGCTTGACCACCTCCGGGAAGGTGACACGGTAATAGTCTGCAAGCTGGACCGGATAGCCCGCAGCACCAAACACCTGTTAGAGATCGTAGAGTCACTTGAAGCCAGAAAGGTTTCCTTCAAGGTCTTGAACATCAACCTGGACACCTCCACCCCCACCGGCAAGCTGATGCTTTCCATGCTGGCATCAATCGCACAGTTTGAAAGGGAAATGATGCTGGAGCGGCAGCGGGAAGGGATCAGGCTGGCCAAAGATGCAGGGCGCTACCAAGGCCGCAAGGCAACAGCACGGGCACTGTCTGACAAGGCACTTGAACTGCTGGCCCAGGGCAAGACAAAGCAGGCGGTAGCTGATGAACTGGAAATAGGTATTGCCAGCGTGTACCGGATAGCCAAGGCAGCAAAAGCCTGA
- a CDS encoding helix-turn-helix domain-containing protein, with the protein MLERMKKHHTDSVRFIGSVNKVQELRAFAAKIGLQEADDSIPWREAFPEFAGNEAGTTLSGFRHREGMTQTQLAEATGIPQRHISEMENGKRIIGIVSAKRLAEALHCDYRRLL; encoded by the coding sequence ATGCTGGAACGCATGAAAAAGCACCATACTGATTCAGTTCGATTTATTGGATCAGTCAACAAGGTTCAAGAGCTGCGGGCATTCGCTGCCAAGATCGGCCTGCAGGAAGCTGACGACAGCATTCCATGGCGTGAAGCCTTTCCCGAATTTGCAGGCAATGAGGCTGGCACAACCCTATCAGGATTCCGGCACCGGGAAGGCATGACCCAGACACAGCTTGCAGAAGCAACCGGCATTCCCCAGCGGCACATCAGCGAAATGGAGAACGGTAAGCGTATTATTGGTATTGTCAGCGCCAAGCGGCTTGCTGAGGCCCTGCACTGCGATTACAGACGGCTCCTATAA
- a CDS encoding type II toxin-antitoxin system RelE family toxin, translated as MTWTVKLSRVAEKQKSKLPKTLRQILYALIGDIEAGGPVRGDWPNYGKLSSARHHCHLKKGNPTYVAVWEVKDGKIKLVEVTYAGTHEKAPY; from the coding sequence ATGACCTGGACAGTTAAGCTGTCACGCGTAGCAGAAAAGCAAAAAAGCAAACTCCCTAAAACGCTACGTCAGATCCTGTATGCGTTGATCGGAGATATTGAAGCCGGTGGCCCCGTCCGTGGAGACTGGCCGAACTACGGTAAGCTTTCCAGTGCCAGGCACCACTGCCACTTAAAAAAGGGCAATCCAACCTATGTTGCAGTCTGGGAAGTAAAGGACGGGAAGATTAAGCTGGTGGAGGTCACGTATGCTGGAACGCATGAAAAAGCACCATACTGA
- a CDS encoding tyrosine-type recombinase/integrase codes for MPKRIVPLSDIQVSKAKPKDKAYNLFDGGGLYLLVTTTGGKLWRMKYRFEGKERRIAFGSYPEISLADARRRKEEARKLVANGTDPGNLKKAQKQAGEDRTANSFEVIAREWFGAFQNQWTPGHATKLFSRMERELFPYIGAMPIEEIKAPDVLKVLKRIESRGILETAHRVKTIISQVLRYAIAHGHRADRDCTADLRGALPPSRAKHFGALTDPKEVAPLLRAIDSFQGSFVVKCALQLSPMLFCRPGELRGMEWTELDLDSSEWNIPVERMKLKNQTKQDRKGQFHLVPLSSQAVQILRELHPLTGHSKYVFPCHRTPLRPMSENAITAALRRLGYTGSEMTGHGFRATARTILDEVLGFRPDIIEHQLAHAVRDANGRAYNRTSFLKDRRQMMQQWSDYLDGLKAGAKVIPIRQAG; via the coding sequence ATGCCTAAAAGGATTGTACCCCTCTCCGACATTCAAGTTTCCAAGGCCAAACCCAAAGACAAAGCCTACAATCTGTTTGACGGTGGCGGCCTCTACCTACTCGTTACAACAACAGGCGGTAAACTCTGGCGGATGAAATACCGCTTTGAAGGTAAAGAGCGCCGGATTGCATTTGGTTCTTATCCTGAGATCTCTTTGGCAGATGCAAGGAGGCGGAAAGAGGAAGCCCGGAAGCTCGTTGCAAACGGTACCGATCCAGGAAATTTAAAGAAGGCACAAAAGCAGGCCGGTGAAGACAGGACCGCAAACAGTTTTGAGGTAATAGCACGGGAATGGTTTGGAGCCTTTCAGAACCAATGGACTCCCGGCCACGCCACCAAGCTCTTTAGCCGGATGGAAAGGGAGCTGTTCCCCTATATCGGGGCAATGCCGATTGAAGAGATTAAAGCCCCGGACGTGCTGAAGGTTCTGAAACGGATTGAATCACGGGGGATACTTGAGACCGCTCACCGGGTAAAGACGATCATCAGCCAGGTATTACGCTACGCCATAGCCCACGGACACCGGGCAGACCGTGACTGTACTGCAGACTTGAGAGGGGCACTCCCCCCATCAAGAGCAAAGCACTTCGGGGCACTGACAGACCCGAAAGAAGTTGCCCCCCTGTTAAGAGCCATAGACAGCTTTCAGGGAAGCTTTGTAGTCAAGTGTGCCTTACAGCTTTCCCCTATGCTGTTTTGCCGCCCAGGGGAACTGCGGGGCATGGAGTGGACAGAACTTGACCTTGATTCTTCTGAATGGAACATACCTGTTGAAAGAATGAAGCTGAAGAACCAGACCAAGCAAGACCGCAAGGGGCAGTTTCACCTTGTCCCCCTCTCCTCTCAAGCCGTCCAGATACTTCGAGAGCTGCACCCCCTGACCGGACACAGCAAATACGTTTTCCCCTGCCACCGCACCCCATTACGGCCTATGAGTGAAAACGCCATTACCGCAGCCTTGCGCCGCCTTGGGTATACCGGCAGTGAAATGACTGGCCACGGATTCAGGGCAACCGCCCGAACCATACTTGATGAAGTGCTGGGATTCCGTCCCGACATCATAGAACATCAACTAGCCCACGCGGTAAGGGATGCAAACGGCAGGGCCTACAATCGAACCTCTTTCCTTAAGGATCGGCGGCAGATGATGCAGCAATGGTCTGATTACCTGGATGGATTGAAGGCCGGGGCAAAGGTTATCCCGATCAGACAGGCAGGGTAA
- a CDS encoding SPOR domain-containing protein → MRIDYSEPRQSYGSSSSSTGASPRKADSSSSGSLLLWSILAGVIFITGFGTGWFFSQKAAKKAFRAAMEQQSLETALKDPKKQTEQPVQQPAQPGATAPAAAPGQPAQSAAPTGQVPLSFFESLPKGQKQTVLGSGINEKPKPAPSPAPQPPQAAGAAAKAPDSKTAGSGFLVQVASFTNAKEAENAKAKLAAKGYSATVAETNLNDKGTWYRLRIGRHLDKEAAAEIASRVGGGAKVLPDQE, encoded by the coding sequence ATGCGGATCGACTATAGTGAGCCACGACAATCCTACGGCTCCAGCAGTTCAAGCACTGGTGCCAGTCCACGCAAGGCTGACAGCTCATCCTCCGGCAGCCTGCTGTTATGGAGTATTCTTGCGGGAGTCATATTCATTACCGGTTTTGGCACCGGCTGGTTTTTCTCACAAAAAGCCGCCAAGAAGGCGTTCAGGGCTGCCATGGAGCAACAGAGCCTTGAAACAGCCTTAAAGGACCCCAAAAAGCAAACAGAACAACCGGTGCAACAGCCAGCCCAACCCGGAGCAACCGCGCCTGCCGCAGCACCGGGACAGCCTGCTCAATCAGCAGCGCCCACCGGACAGGTGCCGCTTTCCTTCTTTGAAAGCCTGCCCAAGGGTCAAAAACAGACAGTGCTTGGCAGCGGCATCAATGAAAAGCCCAAACCTGCCCCCTCCCCTGCCCCGCAACCACCCCAGGCAGCAGGAGCTGCAGCCAAAGCGCCCGACAGCAAGACCGCAGGATCCGGTTTTCTGGTCCAGGTGGCCTCCTTCACCAACGCAAAGGAGGCTGAAAACGCCAAGGCAAAACTTGCAGCCAAGGGCTACAGCGCCACGGTTGCAGAAACCAATCTGAACGACAAAGGCACCTGGTACCGCCTCCGTATCGGGCGCCACCTTGACAAAGAGGCCGCAGCAGAGATCGCCAGCCGGGTAGGCGGTGGCGCAAAAGTGCTGCCCGATCAGGAATAA
- the argS gene encoding arginine--tRNA ligase — MRQKLAVLVTQALVSARNAAVLNSEQFPDVVIGTPAQEAHGDFACNIALQLAKPERKSPRQVAESVLLHLQDTDGLIRRAEIAGPGFINFFIAPAAWQQCLPLIEQAGPAYGTTDSGAGRKAQVEFVSANPTGPLHIGHGRGAAIGDVLCRLLAATGWQVTREFYYNDAGAQISNLALSVQARCLGIETDDPRWPADGYQGEYIKEVATAYLAGETVTAGDQQVTASGNPDDLDAIRRFAVAALRREQDQDLQAFDVRFDHYFLESSLYTDGKVEAAVQQMIANGHTYEQEGALWLRTTDFGDDKDRVMRKTDGGYTYFVPDVAYHLDKWQRGFLRVVNEQGADHHSTITRVRAGLQALNAGIPKGWPEYVLHQMVTVMRGGEEVKISKRAGSYVTLRDLIDEVGRDATRFFFVMRKPDSQLVFDIDLAKQQSLDNPVYYIQYAHARICSIFENAADKGINLPAQTPDTAMLAQLETPEELRLIKWLESLPETVDDAAQEFEPHKIVYYLTELAGQFHSYYNKTKVVTEDTSLSIARLYLLARTRQVIQNALTLLGVSAPEKM; from the coding sequence ATCCGTCAGAAACTTGCTGTACTGGTAACCCAAGCCCTTGTCTCTGCCCGTAATGCAGCTGTCCTTAACTCGGAACAGTTCCCCGATGTCGTTATCGGCACCCCTGCCCAGGAAGCCCACGGTGATTTTGCCTGCAACATCGCCCTGCAACTGGCAAAACCGGAACGCAAATCCCCCCGTCAGGTGGCTGAAAGTGTGCTGTTGCACCTCCAGGATACTGACGGGCTGATTCGCCGGGCTGAAATAGCCGGTCCGGGCTTCATCAACTTTTTTATTGCTCCGGCCGCCTGGCAACAGTGCCTTCCCCTGATTGAGCAGGCCGGCCCGGCCTACGGCACCACGGACAGCGGTGCCGGTCGCAAGGCGCAGGTTGAGTTTGTCAGTGCCAACCCCACCGGGCCGCTCCATATCGGCCATGGCCGGGGTGCCGCCATCGGTGATGTGCTCTGCCGCCTGCTGGCTGCAACCGGCTGGCAGGTCACCCGGGAATTTTACTACAACGACGCCGGTGCCCAGATCAGCAACCTGGCCCTGTCGGTACAGGCCCGCTGCCTCGGGATTGAAACCGACGACCCGCGCTGGCCTGCAGATGGCTATCAGGGCGAGTACATCAAAGAGGTGGCAACGGCCTACCTTGCCGGGGAGACCGTTACTGCCGGAGACCAGCAGGTCACTGCCAGCGGCAACCCGGACGACCTGGATGCCATCAGGCGTTTTGCCGTTGCAGCCCTGCGCAGGGAGCAGGACCAGGATCTGCAGGCCTTTGATGTCCGCTTTGACCACTATTTCCTCGAATCAAGCCTGTACACTGACGGCAAGGTTGAGGCAGCAGTACAGCAGATGATTGCCAACGGTCACACCTATGAGCAGGAGGGGGCACTCTGGCTGCGCACCACCGACTTTGGTGATGACAAGGACCGGGTCATGCGCAAGACCGACGGCGGCTACACCTATTTCGTACCGGATGTGGCCTACCATCTGGACAAATGGCAGCGCGGCTTCCTGCGGGTCGTCAACGAACAGGGAGCAGACCACCACAGCACCATCACCCGGGTGCGGGCCGGCCTGCAGGCCCTGAACGCCGGTATTCCCAAGGGCTGGCCGGAATATGTCCTGCATCAGATGGTCACGGTCATGCGGGGTGGCGAAGAGGTCAAGATCTCCAAGCGTGCCGGCAGCTATGTTACCCTGCGGGATCTGATCGACGAAGTGGGCCGCGACGCAACACGCTTCTTCTTTGTGATGCGCAAGCCCGACTCCCAGCTGGTCTTTGACATAGACCTTGCCAAGCAGCAATCACTGGATAACCCGGTCTACTATATCCAGTATGCCCATGCCCGTATCTGCAGCATCTTCGAGAATGCGGCCGATAAAGGCATCAACCTGCCTGCTCAGACACCGGATACCGCGATGCTTGCGCAACTTGAGACCCCTGAAGAGCTGCGTCTGATCAAATGGCTTGAAAGCCTGCCGGAAACCGTTGATGACGCTGCTCAGGAGTTTGAACCCCACAAGATCGTCTACTACCTGACCGAACTGGCCGGTCAGTTCCACAGCTATTACAACAAGACCAAGGTCGTAACTGAAGACACCTCGCTGAGCATTGCGCGGCTCTACCTGCTGGCACGCACCAGACAGGTCATACAAAACGCCCTCACCCTGCTGGGCGTATCAGCCCCGGAAAAGATGTAG